The following is a genomic window from Nocardioides thalensis.
GCGGAGGGAGACGCGCGCAACGTAACAAGCGGTCACGCCCGCCACAGCCGATTGCCGAAACCCGTTCTACCGCGCAACAGGCCGGCCCGATTCACGCCGAGCGGCCGTGGTCTGGGAGACTGGTCGGACCTGAACCTGGAGGAGATCACCATGGGCAAGACCGGCCGCAAGCGCCGCGCGCGTCGCAAGAAGGGCGCCAACCACGGCAAGCGCCCCAACAGCTGAGCGCGTCTCGCGCCGCTGACCCGGACCCCCGGACCACCTGAGGGTGGTGGCGGGGGTTCCGCAATTTCCGGGGTCGGACCCGCCGGACCGCGGGATCAGCCCTCGGTGATCTGCACCTGCACGGCGGCGATCTGGACGCGGACCCGCTCCCGGAGGTCGGCGGGTGCCTTCTCCGAGCAGGACCGGGCGACGAGCGCCTTCA
Proteins encoded in this region:
- a CDS encoding 50S ribosomal protein bL37, with product MGKTGRKRRARRKKGANHGKRPNS